In Molothrus aeneus isolate 106 chromosome 3, BPBGC_Maene_1.0, whole genome shotgun sequence, a single genomic region encodes these proteins:
- the LOC136554122 gene encoding gamma-aminobutyric acid receptor subunit rho-2: MPYFTKLLLLIFCFVLLVESRRHRRRRWTTHPDVQRASHIFKRNRDLTKAWKGKTEQLLRVDEHDFTMRPAFGGPAIPVGVDVQVESLDSISEVDMDFTMTLYLRHYWKDERLSFPSTNNKSMTFDGRLVKKIWVPDVFFVHSKRSFIHDTTTDNIMLRVFPDGHVLYSMRVTVTAMCNMDFSHFPLDSQTCSLELESYAYTDEDLMLYWKNGNESLKTDEKISLSQFLIQKFHTTSRLAFYSSTGWYNRLYINFTLRRHIFFFLLQTYFPATLMVMLSWVSFWIDRRAVPARVSLGITTVLTMSTIITGVNASMPRVSYIKAVDIYLWVSFVFVFLSVLEYAAVNYLTTVQERKERKLRERFSCSCGIPHSKTMMLDGNYSESDANSLAGYTRNQMAPEEEKPEKMVVHLAMSNESNSSRKRGLKGHVGLRIIQNTHAIDKYSRLIFPGTYIFFNLIYWSVFS, encoded by the exons CCACATCTTTAAGAGGAATCGCGACTTGACCAAAGCCTGGAAAGGAAAGACAGAGCAGCTTCTCAGAGTGGATGAACACGACTTCACCATGCGGCCCGCCTTTGGAG GCCCTGCGATTCCTGTTGGGGTGGATGTGCAAGTGGAAAGCTTGGACAGTATTTCTGAGGTTGACATG gatttcaCTATGACCTTGTACTTAAGGCACTACTGGAAGGATGAGCGTCTCTCATTTCCCAGCACCAACAACAAGAGCATGACCTTTGATGGCAGGCTGGTGAAGAAGATCTGGGTCCCTGATGTCTTCTTTGTGCATTCCAAGAGGTCCTTCATTCATGATACCACCACGGACAACATCATGCTGCGAGTGTTCCCCGATGGGCACGTCCTCTACAGCATGAG GGTCACAGTGACAGCAATGTGCAACATGGACTTCAGCCACTTCCCCCTGGACTCTCAGACATGTTCTCTGGAGCTGGAAAGCT ATGCTTACACTGATGAAGATCTGATGCTGTattggaaaaatgggaatgaatctctgaaaactgatgaaaaaatttctttgtCTCAGTTTTTGATACAAAAATTCCACACCACATCAAGACTGGCTTTCTACAGCAGCACAG GCTGGTACAATCGACTCTATATAAACTTCACATTACGCCGACACatcttcttcttcctgctccaaACCTACTTCCCTGCCACTCTCATGGTCATGTTGTCCTGGGTGTCCTTCTGGATCGACCGACGAGCAGTTCCTGCCAGAGTCTCTTTGG GGATAACCACCGTGCTGACCATGTCCACGATCATCACGGGGGTGAATGCCTCCATGCCTCGTGTTTCCTACATCAAAGCAGTGGACATTTACCTGTGGGTCAGTTTTGTGTTTGTCTTCCTCTCGGTGCTGGAATATGCGGCTGTGAATTACCTGACAACAGTGCAAGAGCGGAAGGAGAGGAAACTGCGGGAGAGG TTTTCATGTTCATGTGGAATACCTCACTCGAAAACTATGATGCTGGATGGAAACTACAGTGAATCTGATGCCAACAGCCTGGCAGGGTACACAAGAAACCAGATGGcaccagaagaagaaaaaccagaaaagatgGTTGTGCATCTAGCTATGAGTAATGAATCTAATTCATCAAGGAAGAGAGGCCTGAAGGGCCACGTGGGCTTGCGCATCATCCAGAACACTCATGCAATTGATAAATATTCAAGGTTAATATTTCCAGGCacctatatattttttaatttgatataTTGGTCTGTCTTTAGCTAA